One window of the Marinilactibacillus sp. Marseille-P9653 genome contains the following:
- the istB gene encoding IS21-like element helper ATPase IstB codes for MMEDELKQLCKRMRLAYVYDYVTQENKSEVLYEELLNCLKYEQREREHAKADRLIRKAGFKSTKPISQYEWHDQIGIPSSTSREELVTLDFLHRRENLILVGTPGTGKTTLATALGIEACRNGKDVQFYRVMDLVDKLQKASHRGTLARTRKMILKCDLLILDELGYLPFDKEGAELLFHLISDFYEEKSLIITTNLEFSSWSKVFQDSRLTSALVDRLIHHAHIFTFAGTSYRYTNALSQLRN; via the coding sequence ATGATGGAAGATGAATTAAAGCAACTGTGTAAACGTATGCGACTTGCGTATGTGTATGACTACGTTACTCAAGAAAACAAATCAGAAGTGTTATATGAAGAGCTATTAAACTGTTTGAAGTATGAACAGCGAGAACGGGAACATGCAAAAGCCGATCGGCTTATTCGTAAAGCAGGATTTAAATCGACTAAACCCATCAGCCAATATGAGTGGCATGATCAGATAGGGATTCCGTCCTCAACAAGTCGTGAGGAACTCGTTACCTTAGATTTTTTACACCGCAGAGAGAACTTGATCTTAGTAGGGACTCCAGGGACAGGAAAAACAACTTTGGCTACAGCACTCGGCATTGAAGCTTGTCGAAATGGAAAAGATGTTCAGTTTTATCGCGTAATGGACTTAGTCGATAAATTACAAAAAGCGTCCCATCGAGGGACGCTAGCACGAACAAGGAAAATGATCCTCAAATGTGACTTACTCATTTTAGACGAGCTAGGCTACTTACCCTTTGATAAAGAAGGTGCAGAATTATTATTTCATCTAATATCAGATTTTTATGAAGAGAAAAGTTTGATTATTACAACGAACTTGGAATTCAGCTCTTGGAGTAAAGTATTTCAAGATTCAAGATTGACTAGCGCACTAGTGGATCGTTTGATTCATCATGCCCATATCTTTACTTTTGCGGGCACCAGTTATCGGTATACCAATGCTTTATCTCAATTAAGAAATTAA
- a CDS encoding DUF4301 family protein: protein MSVQKFEVGTKFVNIKEVVTQKELTELKNGNNDYKNQQVMKFVPASGAATRMFKDLHSFLVNHEKTEFVNYFLENIESYPFVKDIDKVEFFLKENNKYTDKERSIIDNIINEKLQLSSLPKALIKMHDYGTFVTTPIDEHIYEGEQYLNDENVKLHFTISEEHEELFNEYVEEAIKDQKNINITYSFQKPETNTIAVDMDNKPFLLENGEILYRPGGHGSLIENLNDLEADIIFIKNIDNVCHRSRIKETIDSKKQLASIGLDTKKQINQYIESLLTDDYNLEEIKTFLKDTLNITLKSEWTKEKALHFLDRPFRVCGVVENSGEPGGGPFIVDNGSYLDLQICETSEIDLNDEEKLEILKASQYFNPVDLVCFVKNHKGDKYDLTEFVNEDRYFITEKTHNGRNLKALEHPGLWNGAMHHWNTLFVEVPSSTFNPVKTVNDLLRDGHREAVQVK, encoded by the coding sequence ATGTCAGTTCAAAAATTTGAAGTAGGTACTAAATTTGTCAATATCAAAGAAGTAGTTACCCAAAAAGAACTTACCGAGTTAAAAAATGGAAATAACGATTACAAAAATCAACAGGTTATGAAGTTTGTACCTGCTAGCGGGGCTGCTACTAGGATGTTTAAAGATTTACATAGTTTTTTAGTAAATCACGAAAAGACTGAGTTCGTAAATTATTTTTTAGAAAATATAGAGTCATATCCTTTTGTTAAAGACATCGATAAGGTTGAGTTTTTTTTAAAGGAAAATAATAAATACACAGATAAAGAAAGATCAATTATCGATAATATTATAAATGAAAAATTACAGCTCAGTAGCCTACCTAAAGCGCTTATTAAAATGCATGACTACGGAACATTTGTTACTACTCCAATCGATGAGCATATTTATGAAGGTGAACAGTATCTCAACGATGAAAACGTAAAATTGCATTTTACAATTTCAGAAGAACATGAAGAGTTGTTTAACGAATATGTGGAAGAAGCAATTAAGGATCAAAAGAATATTAATATAACCTATTCGTTTCAAAAACCAGAAACGAATACGATAGCTGTAGATATGGATAATAAGCCTTTCCTTTTGGAAAATGGGGAAATATTATACCGTCCTGGTGGACACGGCTCTTTGATAGAGAATTTGAATGACTTAGAAGCAGATATCATCTTTATCAAGAATATTGATAATGTGTGTCATAGAAGCCGTATAAAAGAAACTATTGACTCTAAAAAGCAATTAGCAAGTATTGGACTAGATACAAAAAAACAAATTAATCAGTATATTGAGAGTTTGTTGACAGATGATTATAATCTTGAAGAAATTAAAACATTTTTGAAGGACACTCTGAATATTACTTTAAAAAGTGAGTGGACGAAAGAAAAGGCATTACATTTTTTAGATAGACCTTTTAGAGTATGTGGAGTCGTTGAAAACTCTGGGGAGCCTGGTGGTGGTCCATTTATAGTAGACAATGGGAGCTATCTAGATCTACAAATCTGTGAAACTTCAGAAATTGATTTAAACGATGAAGAAAAACTTGAAATCCTAAAAGCTTCTCAATACTTTAATCCAGTCGACTTAGTTTGCTTTGTCAAAAACCATAAAGGTGATAAATATGATTTAACGGAATTTGTAAATGAAGACCGATATTTCATTACTGAAAAGACACATAATGGAAGAAACTTAAAAGCTTTAGAACACCCTGGTCTTTGGAACGGGGCAATGCATCATTGGAATACCTTATTCGTAGAAGTACCGTCATCTACCTTTAATCCGGTTAAGACGGTTAATGATCTTTTACGAGATGGACACAGAGAAGCTGTTCAGGTCAAATAA
- the istA gene encoding IS21 family transposase encodes MDQIYSIKKMRNEEGYSLNKIVTETGYDWRTVRKYADHDVLPKEKNNRKRGMMYTKGFGGQTFGEIVDHLLFEDSKEKKKDRRLNKGIHRILKEKYKFEGSYRLVCQYIKDTHNEVKEYKQYERLEHPPGEGQLDFGNYRVSYKGKIKNIKLLVLTFPYSNRAFAVALPRENKECFLSGLKSLFERAGAVPKTLRIDNLAAAVVQSRGRGKEAIFTDDFNQFSTHYRFEPIACNPFSGHEKGSVENKVGYIRYNFFDDIPDFLSYVPFNGWLNQKLEEDSARMHYQENFLISELWEEERTQLLALPETAYPVFKYKEVKTNKYGEIRLDDQSIHIPRIGRNRKVILQLFWDQFKCVDRMGEIIFLGPRPYMEESQEIDWIELFKTYRQKPRLIIHSKYQKFIPQKIKSYLLETSLNERKTRTEQMLSLLELYSLSEIEEKFVEVVLQATEYVEKDESSSLMIYDALSPKVRAK; translated from the coding sequence ATGGACCAAATCTATTCTATCAAAAAAATGAGAAATGAAGAAGGCTATTCTTTAAATAAAATTGTCACGGAAACAGGTTATGATTGGCGCACAGTCAGAAAATACGCAGATCACGATGTTCTTCCGAAAGAAAAAAACAATAGAAAACGTGGAATGATGTATACGAAAGGGTTTGGAGGACAAACCTTTGGAGAAATCGTTGATCATCTATTATTCGAAGATAGTAAAGAAAAGAAAAAAGATAGACGATTGAATAAAGGAATCCACCGGATTCTAAAGGAAAAGTACAAGTTTGAAGGTAGTTATCGTCTCGTCTGTCAGTATATTAAAGATACTCACAATGAAGTAAAAGAATATAAACAGTACGAACGCTTGGAACACCCACCAGGTGAAGGTCAGCTTGATTTCGGGAATTACCGCGTATCATACAAAGGTAAAATTAAGAACATCAAACTACTCGTTCTTACCTTCCCTTATTCTAATAGAGCCTTTGCGGTAGCTCTTCCTAGAGAAAATAAAGAGTGTTTCTTAAGTGGTCTAAAGTCTTTATTTGAACGAGCTGGAGCGGTTCCTAAAACACTTCGGATAGATAATCTGGCCGCAGCGGTTGTCCAATCTCGAGGAAGAGGAAAAGAAGCCATCTTCACGGATGACTTCAATCAATTCTCTACCCATTATCGCTTTGAACCCATTGCCTGTAATCCTTTTTCTGGACACGAAAAAGGATCTGTAGAAAACAAGGTCGGTTATATAAGGTATAACTTTTTTGATGATATTCCTGATTTTCTATCTTACGTACCCTTCAATGGTTGGTTGAATCAAAAACTTGAAGAAGATAGTGCGCGCATGCACTATCAAGAGAACTTTTTGATTAGTGAGTTATGGGAAGAAGAACGAACGCAGTTACTTGCTTTACCTGAAACAGCTTATCCCGTATTTAAATACAAAGAAGTCAAAACAAATAAATACGGAGAAATCAGATTAGATGATCAATCTATTCATATACCAAGAATCGGGCGTAACCGAAAGGTTATCTTACAACTGTTCTGGGACCAATTCAAATGTGTTGATCGAATGGGAGAGATTATTTTTTTAGGACCCCGTCCTTATATGGAAGAATCTCAAGAAATTGATTGGATTGAACTTTTCAAAACCTATCGCCAGAAGCCGAGATTAATTATCCATTCTAAGTATCAAAAGTTTATCCCTCAAAAAATCAAAAGCTATCTGTTAGAGACCAGCTTAAATGAAAGAAAGACGCGTACAGAACAAATGCTTTCCTTACTTGAGCTTTATTCCCTATCCGAGATTGAAGAAAAATTTGTGGAGGTCGTTCTACAAGCAACAGAATACGTTGAAAAAGACGAGTCCTCTTCTCTCATGATCTACGATGCTTTGTCTCCGAAAGTGAGGGCCAAATGA
- a CDS encoding zinc ribbon domain-containing protein: MKFCENCGHKLEGNQKFCEKCGAKVKPVEIENKSSESTSGLDKTDQTNVTAHNQEPLQKNKQNTLTKPNNHNPVPKPIIAGLVIIVLLITGSVFGYQKGKEYYSLNNQIDRYIETLQSRNYSEIAAVLTTSNENFEISEDTIAPYVDSILYDADWGTIRYELISSRSTDTLLLKKNGSNFVFFDRYELELLPAMVTLTTNLANTKLFIEEEEVATADKDDYSVDIKTVMPGMHTFYAKTELDGQEMVTEETMNVWPGQHDPYVSLPIQGVYFEVSSNINDASVYLNDKNVGQLSGGSGEFGPFGSLNGGNLELRQEKDFGELKTESIELSDNDYTYYQLDFADAMTEDDAQYALQGMYDTLSSLTSEYQYSLTEDEKAYGEYFYEGVAYDELRPFYLEYAERQRDDEQVMSVNYDVTVSNFEQTGLKEYSADLEVDYTSYFQGTEANDYNAPDNRIRTFTYNVSLISDKAIRNNWNYSDEELFINGFANEEMIYDSNN, encoded by the coding sequence ATGAAATTTTGTGAAAATTGTGGACATAAACTTGAGGGAAATCAAAAATTCTGTGAAAAATGTGGAGCGAAAGTGAAACCAGTGGAGATAGAGAACAAGTCATCGGAATCAACTTCTGGTTTAGATAAAACTGATCAGACAAATGTGACTGCTCATAATCAAGAACCTTTACAGAAAAACAAGCAAAATACGCTAACCAAGCCAAATAATCATAACCCCGTGCCTAAACCAATCATTGCTGGTCTTGTTATTATAGTTTTATTGATTACTGGGAGTGTATTTGGTTATCAAAAAGGGAAAGAATACTATAGCTTGAATAACCAAATTGATAGATATATTGAGACACTTCAATCAAGAAATTATAGTGAAATTGCTGCTGTACTGACTACTTCTAATGAAAATTTTGAAATTTCAGAAGATACAATTGCACCTTATGTGGACTCTATATTATATGATGCGGACTGGGGTACCATTAGATATGAATTGATTTCTTCAAGATCTACCGATACGCTTTTATTAAAGAAAAATGGGTCAAACTTTGTGTTCTTTGATCGTTACGAATTGGAATTATTACCGGCGATGGTTACCTTAACAACTAACCTTGCCAACACTAAATTATTTATCGAAGAAGAAGAAGTAGCTACTGCTGATAAAGATGACTACTCAGTCGACATTAAAACTGTGATGCCTGGAATGCATACATTTTATGCAAAGACAGAACTAGATGGTCAAGAAATGGTGACAGAGGAAACGATGAATGTTTGGCCAGGACAACATGATCCATATGTATCCTTACCTATCCAAGGTGTTTATTTTGAAGTAAGTAGTAATATAAACGATGCTTCAGTTTATTTGAATGACAAGAATGTTGGTCAACTAAGTGGTGGATCAGGGGAATTTGGACCTTTTGGAAGTTTAAACGGTGGAAACCTGGAATTAAGACAGGAAAAAGATTTTGGAGAGTTGAAAACTGAATCTATTGAATTAAGTGACAATGATTATACCTATTATCAACTAGACTTTGCGGATGCTATGACAGAAGATGATGCTCAGTACGCGCTTCAAGGAATGTATGATACTTTATCTTCCTTAACGAGTGAATACCAATATAGTTTAACGGAAGATGAAAAAGCTTACGGAGAATACTTCTATGAAGGCGTGGCATATGATGAACTAAGACCCTTTTATCTTGAATATGCAGAAAGACAACGAGATGATGAACAAGTAATGAGCGTGAATTATGATGTTACTGTAAGTAATTTCGAACAAACAGGACTAAAGGAATATTCAGCAGATTTAGAAGTTGATTATACGTCATATTTCCAAGGTACTGAAGCTAATGACTACAACGCGCCAGATAACCGTATACGGACGTTTACTTATAATGTCTCTCTTATATCAGATAAGGCTATAAGAAATAACTGGAACTATTCAGACGAAGAGTTGTTTATAAATGGGTTCGCAAACGAAGAGATGATTTATGATAGTAATAATTAA
- the istA gene encoding IS21 family transposase: MDQIYSIKKMRNEEGYSLNKIVTETGYDWRTVRKYADHDVLPKEKNSRKRGMMYTKGFEGQTFGEIVDHLLFEDSKEKKKDRRLNKGIHRILKEKYKFEGSYRLVCQYIKDTHNEVKEYKQYERLEHPPGEGQLDFGNYRVSYKGKIKNIKLLVLTFPYSNRAFAVALPRENKECFLSGLKSLFERAGAVPKTLRIDNLAAAVVQSRGRGKEAIFTDDFNQFSTHYRFEPIACNPFSGHEKGSVENKIGYIRYNFFDDIPDFLSYVPFNGWLNQKLEEDSARIHYQENFLISELWEEERTQLLALPETAYPVFKYKEVKTNKYGEIRLDDQSIHIPRIGRNRKVILQLFWDRFKCVDRMGEIIYEGPRPYMDESQEIDWIEVFKIYRQKPRLIIHSKYQKFIPQKIKSYLLETSLNERKTRIDQILSLLEIYSLSEVEEKFVEIVLQTTEFVEKDVSSSLMIYDALSPKVGTK; this comes from the coding sequence ATGGACCAAATCTATTCTATCAAAAAAATGAGAAATGAAGAAGGCTATTCTTTAAATAAAATTGTCACGGAAACAGGTTACGATTGGCGTACAGTCAGAAAATACGCAGATCATGATGTCCTTCCAAAAGAAAAAAACAGTAGAAAACGCGGAATGATGTATACGAAAGGGTTTGAAGGACAAACCTTTGGAGAAATCGTTGATCATCTCTTATTCGAAGATAGTAAGGAAAAGAAAAAAGATCGCCGATTAAATAAAGGAATCCACCGGATTCTAAAGGAAAAGTACAAGTTTGAAGGTAGTTATCGTCTCGTCTGCCAGTATATTAAAGACACTCACAATGAAGTGAAAGAATATAAACAGTACGAACGCTTGGAACACCCACCAGGTGAAGGTCAGCTCGATTTCGGGAATTACCGTGTATCATACAAAGGTAAAATAAAGAACATCAAACTACTCGTTCTTACCTTCCCTTATTCTAATAGAGCCTTTGCGGTAGCTCTTCCTAGAGAAAATAAAGAGTGTTTCTTAAGTGGTCTAAAGTCTTTATTTGAACGAGCTGGAGCGGTTCCTAAAACACTTCGGATAGATAACCTGGCCGCAGCGGTTGTTCAATCTCGAGGAAGAGGAAAAGAAGCCATCTTTACGGATGACTTCAATCAATTCTCTACTCATTATCGCTTTGAACCCATTGCCTGTAATCCTTTTTCTGGACACGAAAAAGGATCTGTAGAGAACAAGATCGGTTATATAAGGTATAACTTTTTTGATGATATTCCTGACTTTCTCTCTTATGTACCTTTTAATGGTTGGTTGAATCAAAAACTCGAAGAAGATAGTGCTCGTATTCACTATCAAGAAAACTTTTTGATTAGTGAGTTATGGGAAGAGGAGCGAACTCAGTTGCTTGCTTTACCTGAAACGGCTTATCCCGTATTTAAGTATAAAGAAGTTAAAACAAATAAATACGGAGAAATCAGATTAGACGATCAATCCATTCATATACCAAGAATCGGTCGTAACCGAAAGGTTATCTTACAACTGTTCTGGGACCGATTCAAATGTGTTGATCGAATGGGAGAAATAATCTATGAAGGACCTCGTCCTTATATGGACGAATCTCAGGAAATTGATTGGATCGAAGTCTTCAAGATCTATCGTCAAAAGCCGAGATTAATTATCCATTCTAAGTATCAAAAGTTTATCCCTCAAAAAATCAAAAGCTATTTGTTAGAAACCAGCTTAAATGAAAGAAAGACGCGTATAGATCAAATTCTATCCTTACTTGAAATTTATTCCCTATCCGAGGTTGAAGAAAAATTTGTGGAAATCGTCCTACAAACAACAGAATTCGTTGAAAAAGACGTATCCTCTTCTCTCATGATTTATGATGCCTTATCTCCGAAAGTGGGGACTAAATGA
- the istB gene encoding IS21-like element helper ATPase IstB, with amino-acid sequence MMENELKQLCKRIRLAYVYDYVTEENRSEGFYEELLNCLKYEQREREYAKADRLIHKAGFKSTKPISQYEWHDQIGIPSSTSREELVTLDFLHRRENLILVGTPGTGKTTLATALGIEACRNGKDVQFYRVMDLVDKLQKASHRGTLARTRKTILKCDLLILDELGYLPFDKEGAELLFHLISDFYEEKSLIITTNLEFSSWSKVFQDSRLTSALVDRLIHHAHIFTFAGTSYRYTNALSQLRN; translated from the coding sequence ATGATGGAAAACGAATTGAAACAACTGTGTAAACGTATACGCCTTGCGTACGTTTATGATTACGTTACTGAAGAAAATAGATCAGAAGGTTTTTACGAAGAGCTATTGAACTGCTTGAAGTATGAACAGCGAGAACGGGAATATGCAAAAGCCGATCGGCTTATTCATAAAGCAGGATTCAAATCAACTAAACCCATCAGTCAATATGAATGGCATGACCAGATAGGGATTCCGTCCTCAACGAGTCGTGAGGAGCTCGTTACCCTAGATTTTTTACACCGTAGAGAAAACTTGATTTTAGTAGGAACTCCAGGGACAGGAAAAACAACGCTAGCTACAGCGCTCGGCATTGAAGCTTGTCGAAATGGAAAAGATGTTCAGTTTTATCGTGTAATGGATTTAGTCGATAAATTACAAAAAGCGTCCCATCGAGGGACGCTAGCACGAACAAGGAAAACAATCCTCAAATGTGACCTACTCATTTTAGATGAACTAGGCTACTTACCTTTTGATAAAGAAGGCGCAGAGTTACTATTTCATTTAATATCGGATTTTTACGAAGAGAAAAGTTTGATTATTACAACGAACTTGGAATTTAGTTCTTGGAGTAAAGTGTTTCAAGATTCAAGATTGACTAGCGCACTAGTGGATCGTTTGATTCATCATGCCCATATCTTTACTTTTGCGGGCACCAGTTATCGGTATACCAATGCTTTATCTCAATTAAGAAATTAA
- the tnpB gene encoding IS66 family insertion sequence element accessory protein TnpB (TnpB, as the term is used for proteins encoded by IS66 family insertion elements, is considered an accessory protein, since TnpC, encoded by a neighboring gene, is a DDE family transposase.), translating into MKLVNFTQVENIFIVCGKTDMRRQIDGLAATITEEYDMDVYNDALFLFCGGNKDRFKALYWEGDGFLLLYKRLENGKLNWPRNQNEVQQLTTQQLRWLLEGLSINQKVSVKPAVKGSIA; encoded by the coding sequence ATGAAGCTCGTTAATTTTACTCAAGTAGAGAATATTTTTATTGTGTGCGGGAAGACGGATATGCGACGCCAAATTGATGGCTTAGCCGCAACAATCACTGAAGAATATGATATGGATGTTTACAACGACGCTCTCTTTCTCTTCTGTGGTGGAAATAAAGATCGGTTTAAAGCTCTTTATTGGGAAGGCGACGGCTTCCTGCTCTTATATAAACGTCTAGAGAATGGTAAATTGAATTGGCCGCGTAACCAGAACGAGGTTCAACAATTGACGACACAACAGTTACGTTGGCTCTTAGAAGGACTATCAATTAACCAAAAAGTCTCTGTTAAACCTGCGGTTAAAGGGAGTATAGCCTGA
- a CDS encoding cell wall-binding repeat-containing protein: MNKRLVKYISIAALSLGAVSTISQEQNVIASEVSVTRISGETRYQTATNISQNVYDRAQTVFIANAMNFADALSGGPLAYQSEAPILLAHGNSLRAETTKEITRLGAKKAVILGGEAAISKSIENELKNLGLSIERLAGETRFETSQIIADRIDANSNGSTAVVVDGYNFADALSIAPFATWENMPIYLTRPDKLPNEKSLKKYYKTYIIGGETAVSKNVEKQLNTPTRIAGANRFQTNLKVLEYFGSRNGNLIVATGMSFADALTGSTVASRQSTGILLTRNPQLSYEQKEYLYSSRFKNITILGGPVSVSSRIETQLEEHENYTSKLTPPSTSDGWVKTGEFTYEKDLGGGTMQYWSYGEIWTISGGDWDDLIDDDTVYGNHNNE, encoded by the coding sequence ATGAATAAAAGACTAGTGAAGTACATATCTATTGCAGCTTTATCTTTAGGCGCTGTTTCTACAATTTCTCAAGAGCAAAATGTAATTGCCTCAGAAGTTTCAGTTACTAGAATAAGCGGTGAGACACGGTACCAAACAGCTACAAATATAAGTCAAAATGTATATGATAGAGCTCAAACCGTTTTTATTGCAAACGCAATGAATTTCGCTGATGCTTTATCTGGTGGCCCATTAGCTTACCAAAGTGAGGCACCTATTTTATTAGCTCATGGAAATAGTCTAAGAGCTGAAACAACGAAAGAAATCACAAGATTAGGTGCTAAAAAAGCAGTCATTTTAGGTGGAGAAGCGGCTATTTCTAAGTCAATTGAAAATGAATTGAAGAATCTTGGATTAAGTATTGAGCGATTGGCAGGAGAAACACGTTTTGAAACATCACAAATTATAGCAGATCGAATTGATGCTAATAGCAATGGTTCGACAGCGGTAGTAGTAGATGGATATAACTTTGCTGATGCACTATCCATAGCTCCTTTTGCTACATGGGAAAATATGCCGATATACCTCACTAGACCAGATAAGTTACCGAACGAAAAAAGTCTAAAAAAATATTACAAGACATATATTATTGGTGGCGAAACAGCTGTATCAAAAAATGTAGAGAAGCAGTTAAACACTCCAACTCGTATAGCGGGTGCAAATCGATTTCAGACAAATTTAAAAGTACTCGAATACTTTGGTAGTCGAAACGGCAATTTAATTGTAGCTACAGGAATGAGTTTTGCAGATGCTTTAACAGGATCTACAGTGGCTTCAAGACAATCTACTGGAATTTTATTAACCAGAAACCCTCAGTTAAGTTATGAGCAAAAAGAGTATTTATACTCAAGCAGATTCAAAAATATCACAATTTTGGGAGGTCCTGTTTCAGTTTCATCTAGAATAGAAACACAGTTAGAAGAACATGAAAATTATACTTCTAAACTTACGCCACCAAGTACATCCGATGGTTGGGTAAAAACAGGAGAATTCACCTACGAGAAAGATTTAGGTGGAGGGACTATGCAGTACTGGAGTTATGGTGAGATTTGGACGATATCTGGCGGAGATTGGGATGATCTAATAGATGATGATACAGTTTATGGGAATCATAATAATGAATAA
- a CDS encoding IS66 family transposase, with translation MSIKSEKQFEVIIEKLDQLLEENKQLKTLIAQKDDELSLQKEQIEFLTQKLYGPKKETLKNDPNQGNLFNDRLFSEPEQTGDQSDEDEVIITTERRRKKRKGLKNQQLSSLPTVDYIHEIESCTCPTCQSAMKEVSTQLIRQEVRFIPARVENHRHFQKTYACANCEKSGTRTPFAKAEIPRFPLNNTAASASLIAETMYQKFEQKVPGYRQEAYWNLLGYPIPRHTIANWHIKTSQYYLEALVAVMRQELLNQKVLHADETTFKVLNDKDRQKSYMWLFSTGKYSERAIYIYKLGPSRSGSVPRDFLEEYTGYLHSDGFSGYNNLPEMTMIACLAHIRRKFYDARPKNYSSKSVAHKGVTLCNELFALDKSLKDLTVSERYDQRLKLLRPKLEAFFDWCESLTAHGKLGTAINYALNQKERMMNVLEDGRLVLSNNLAERGIKSLVMGRKNWLFSKSFDGAHAVATILSLVETAKSNGLHPRKYLDYLLTHLPNLYFARIESIKVQKLYP, from the coding sequence ATGTCTATCAAGAGCGAAAAACAGTTTGAAGTGATTATTGAAAAGTTAGATCAGCTTTTAGAAGAAAACAAACAACTGAAGACCCTTATCGCTCAAAAAGATGATGAGCTCTCTTTACAGAAAGAACAAATCGAATTCTTAACTCAGAAATTGTACGGCCCAAAGAAGGAAACATTGAAGAATGATCCTAATCAAGGCAACCTTTTCAATGATCGCCTTTTTAGCGAACCAGAGCAGACTGGTGATCAAAGCGACGAAGATGAAGTCATTATCACAACAGAACGTCGCCGCAAGAAACGTAAGGGATTAAAAAACCAGCAGTTATCGTCTCTTCCTACCGTTGACTATATTCATGAAATCGAATCTTGTACGTGTCCAACGTGTCAATCAGCTATGAAAGAGGTCAGCACACAACTCATCCGTCAGGAAGTGAGATTTATCCCGGCGAGAGTTGAAAACCACAGACATTTCCAGAAAACATATGCCTGCGCGAACTGTGAGAAGAGCGGAACGCGGACGCCTTTTGCGAAAGCTGAAATCCCCCGATTTCCTTTAAATAATACAGCCGCTTCTGCGTCATTGATAGCGGAAACCATGTATCAAAAATTCGAGCAAAAAGTCCCGGGCTATCGCCAAGAGGCTTATTGGAATCTGCTTGGCTATCCGATCCCTCGGCATACCATTGCGAACTGGCACATTAAAACGTCCCAGTATTATCTCGAAGCGCTGGTGGCTGTCATGCGACAAGAACTGTTGAACCAGAAGGTTCTACACGCCGACGAAACGACATTCAAAGTACTGAATGATAAAGACCGACAAAAGTCTTATATGTGGTTATTCAGTACCGGTAAATACAGCGAACGTGCCATATATATCTACAAGCTTGGTCCATCACGCAGCGGATCTGTCCCTAGAGATTTCTTAGAGGAGTACACTGGGTATCTGCATAGCGATGGATTCTCCGGGTACAACAATCTTCCGGAGATGACGATGATTGCCTGTCTGGCGCATATCAGACGGAAGTTCTATGACGCACGACCAAAGAACTATTCCAGTAAGAGTGTCGCTCATAAGGGAGTCACGCTGTGTAACGAGTTATTTGCGCTGGATAAGTCCCTCAAGGACTTAACTGTTAGCGAAAGGTATGATCAGCGATTAAAACTATTGAGGCCGAAGCTTGAGGCCTTTTTTGACTGGTGTGAATCCCTGACTGCGCATGGGAAACTTGGTACAGCGATCAATTATGCGCTGAACCAAAAAGAACGCATGATGAACGTCCTAGAAGATGGCCGTCTTGTGCTTTCCAATAATTTAGCCGAGCGTGGAATCAAGTCGCTTGTCATGGGCAGAAAAAACTGGCTTTTCTCTAAATCGTTTGATGGTGCACATGCCGTCGCGACTATTTTAAGTCTCGTTGAAACAGCTAAATCCAATGGATTACATCCACGAAAGTATCTCGATTACTTACTAACTCACTTGCCAAACCTGTATTTTGCAAGAATAGAATCCATAAAAGTGCAGAAACTTTATCCATAA
- a CDS encoding ATP-binding protein, whose translation MDSILAKYRRQQAILDRLLHRVEVIQMNEESYRMKHRENIFD comes from the coding sequence ATGGATTCTATTCTTGCAAAATACAGACGTCAACAAGCTATACTTGATCGACTTCTCCATCGAGTAGAAGTTATACAAATGAATGAAGAGAGTTACAGAATGAAACACCGAGAAAATATCTTTGACTAA